One window from the genome of Deinococcus metalli encodes:
- a CDS encoding alpha/beta fold hydrolase codes for AGATVLATRPDSVPTLKTITVPTLILEGVEDTVYPPDFSVKLQQNIAGSTLVLIPGAAHAAIFEKADAANAAILTWARAHNLR; via the coding sequence GCGGGCGCGACGGTGCTGGCGACCCGGCCGGACTCGGTGCCGACCTTGAAGACGATCACGGTGCCGACGTTGATTCTGGAGGGGGTGGAGGACACGGTATACCCGCCGGACTTCTCGGTGAAGCTGCAGCAGAACATCGCGGGCAGCACGCTGGTGCTCATTCCGGGGGCGGCGCACGCGGCGATCTTCGAGAAGGCGGACGCCGCCAACGCGGCCATCCTCACCTGGGCCCGCGCCCACAACCTGCGCTGA